In one window of Methanolobus mangrovi DNA:
- the gp17 gene encoding tail completion protein gp17: MTSVHGALRNLLLQDTSVTDLVSDRIYPLRLPLDCQMPAISIHKISNPIDHVTGFATPRYQFSCWSETYAQVQQLSNAVIDCLNRYKGVADGNLIKQIAYLDSHDAIEDGSGIFHIPIDFKIIHMR; encoded by the coding sequence ATGACGTCTGTTCATGGAGCTCTTCGAAATCTGCTATTGCAGGACACTTCAGTGACAGATCTTGTCAGCGACAGGATATATCCGCTGAGATTACCGCTTGATTGCCAAATGCCAGCGATATCCATCCACAAGATTAGCAATCCAATCGACCATGTGACCGGTTTTGCAACTCCAAGGTATCAGTTCTCCTGCTGGTCCGAGACATATGCCCAGGTACAGCAGTTATCTAATGCCGTTATCGACTGTTTGAACCGGTACAAAGGTGTGGCTGATGGGAATCTCATCAAGCAAATAGCGTACCTTGATTCGCATGATGCTATAGAGGATGGTTCTGGTATTTTTCACATTCCGATAGATTTCAAGATCATACACATGAGGTAA
- a CDS encoding phage tail tape measure protein — translation MTSIGELIVSIIGDVSQIKKAFDEVSSQASQMGKKFQETGKQMTSAGKTLSTYVTAPVLGLGAVAFHTASSFDDSMRKVKAISGATGDEFKQMTDLARELGRTTRFSASEAAEGMQYLAMAGFSTSEVMESIDDMLSLAAAGAIDLGTASDIASNVLTGFNLQASEAGRVADVLAKASASSNTDITQLGQAMSYVAPLAAAMGISMEETAAIIGKMSDAGVQGSRAGTALRGALTRLADPTTEVAGVLEKYQLTLADVDPTTQSFTDIIKTLSNVGLSTADAMALFGQEAGPGMVALLSVGSDAIYNQTKLLENSAGAAAKMAEEMEGGPGGAIRELKSALQDVMITFGDVIAEGLMPLVDAFTGVLNLVSGIPEPILKVVVAIAAIAAAIGPVLIVAGSAISAIGTITTFLGGAGLAGSLSGLIAVVTGPVGIAIAALALGAILIWKSWDKVSPVVMDTLANIRTAVEPLIPIVQEFVSSAMNRISDWWAANGDTITSAVAVIVSVLGTLISYIAEYVVDNVMVWMPLILKTFEYVLGQVLNLILLFAQVLTGDWAGAWQTLQNIVQNSMDLLYSIILDTLEPILNIFSSAGSSFYLSGKELIQNFINGIKSMVNPLTTTVSDAFSGISRYLPHSPAEIGPLSELPNWDAFFVSPLKKSVGKMDSMLASGLNNAVGTFSTSNNTTNNTYAGDEFVIQNVTLSADYPFEKFMQDMTRQSAQKRVQRGM, via the coding sequence ATGACTTCCATCGGTGAACTCATTGTTTCGATCATCGGAGACGTGAGCCAGATCAAGAAAGCATTTGATGAGGTGAGTTCACAGGCCAGCCAGATGGGAAAAAAGTTCCAGGAAACTGGCAAGCAGATGACCTCTGCCGGAAAAACACTCTCCACATATGTTACTGCTCCTGTTCTGGGTCTTGGAGCCGTGGCATTTCATACAGCTTCCTCTTTCGATGATTCCATGAGAAAGGTCAAAGCCATATCAGGAGCTACTGGCGATGAGTTCAAGCAGATGACAGACCTTGCCAGGGAACTTGGCCGAACGACCCGTTTCTCTGCAAGTGAAGCTGCCGAAGGTATGCAGTATCTTGCGATGGCGGGTTTCTCCACTTCAGAGGTAATGGAATCCATCGATGATATGCTTAGCCTTGCTGCAGCAGGAGCCATTGACCTTGGTACTGCTTCAGATATCGCATCAAATGTACTTACTGGTTTTAATCTGCAGGCGAGTGAAGCCGGAAGGGTAGCAGATGTCCTTGCCAAAGCATCTGCTTCCTCTAATACTGATATCACTCAACTTGGTCAGGCAATGTCCTATGTTGCTCCCCTTGCTGCTGCAATGGGGATATCCATGGAAGAGACTGCTGCCATCATCGGAAAAATGTCAGACGCCGGTGTCCAGGGAAGTCGTGCAGGTACTGCATTAAGAGGGGCTTTGACAAGGCTTGCAGATCCAACCACTGAAGTTGCCGGAGTGCTGGAGAAATACCAGCTAACACTTGCAGATGTGGATCCAACTACGCAGTCCTTCACTGATATTATCAAAACACTGAGCAATGTTGGTCTGTCCACAGCAGATGCAATGGCACTGTTTGGTCAGGAAGCAGGACCTGGTATGGTTGCATTGTTATCTGTTGGGTCAGATGCCATCTATAATCAGACAAAACTGCTGGAGAACTCCGCTGGTGCTGCAGCTAAAATGGCAGAGGAGATGGAAGGTGGACCCGGAGGAGCTATACGGGAACTCAAATCCGCACTTCAAGATGTCATGATAACCTTTGGAGATGTGATTGCTGAAGGCCTTATGCCACTGGTCGATGCCTTCACTGGGGTTTTGAATCTTGTATCAGGAATCCCAGAACCAATACTCAAGGTTGTTGTAGCAATAGCTGCAATAGCTGCTGCTATTGGTCCCGTACTGATAGTAGCAGGCTCTGCCATCAGTGCCATCGGAACAATAACAACCTTCCTCGGTGGTGCCGGTCTGGCTGGATCTTTGAGTGGTTTGATTGCAGTCGTTACAGGTCCTGTGGGAATAGCAATTGCTGCTCTTGCACTGGGTGCTATTCTGATATGGAAGAGCTGGGACAAAGTATCTCCAGTGGTAATGGATACACTGGCAAACATCCGTACTGCGGTTGAACCTCTTATTCCCATTGTGCAGGAATTTGTGTCCAGTGCCATGAATAGGATAAGTGACTGGTGGGCAGCAAATGGAGATACGATCACATCTGCAGTAGCTGTTATTGTGTCCGTCCTTGGAACATTAATTTCATACATTGCAGAGTATGTGGTCGATAATGTAATGGTCTGGATGCCTCTGATTCTGAAAACATTTGAATACGTGCTCGGTCAGGTGCTCAACCTAATTCTATTGTTTGCACAGGTACTCACGGGTGATTGGGCAGGTGCATGGCAGACATTGCAGAATATCGTCCAGAACAGCATGGATCTTCTGTATTCTATTATATTAGATACACTGGAACCTATACTGAACATATTCTCATCAGCAGGTAGCAGTTTCTACCTTTCAGGAAAGGAATTGATACAGAACTTCATCAACGGGATAAAGTCAATGGTGAATCCTTTGACAACCACTGTATCGGATGCGTTTTCAGGCATTTCCAGATATCTTCCTCATAGTCCTGCTGAGATTGGACCATTGTCAGAACTTCCGAACTGGGATGCATTCTTTGTATCCCCTCTAAAAAAGTCCGTTGGAAAGATGGATAGCATGCTGGCGTCGGGTCTTAACAATGCGGTTGGAACATTCAGTACAAGCAACAACACCACTAACAACACATATGCAGGAGACGAGTTTGTGATCCAGAACGTCACCCTGTCTGCAGATTATCCATTCGAGAAATTCATGCAGGATATGACACGCCAAAGTGCACAAAAAAGAGTGCAGAGAGGGATGTAA
- a CDS encoding GAS domain-containing protein yields the protein MAITIEGTAFPLGEINKNGWGIPFSEADNAISSLKGSVLRICPRDAPHDCDFSEDPNAEIGRIVDAWREGSEIKARASVTDSVAERKIQDGTWENTWSVYSLADSIDDNWASGVQARSLTLVQNPAWEQATWNIAASEDGKVAVRNIHQFKIIASGDPMTDNKDDSNSGGDPSPDEKLAELEKDNVAKDKDIEDLKAANTELETKVNNLEKVVASYEKDKAISVPLEKVQELVASKADEIATAKIVAYKEEQRRVSAMGSLTAARKNLNLETKDEDYQHLSASDIEKLAEDLGSIKLGATAENVKYPSSTGMGTVGRWDSTKNEWVVE from the coding sequence ATGGCTATCACTATTGAAGGCACTGCATTTCCACTCGGCGAGATAAACAAAAACGGATGGGGAATTCCATTTTCAGAAGCAGATAATGCCATCTCCTCTCTCAAAGGCTCTGTACTTCGTATATGCCCACGAGATGCTCCCCACGATTGTGATTTTTCTGAAGACCCAAATGCTGAGATCGGAAGGATTGTCGATGCCTGGCGTGAAGGTTCGGAGATCAAAGCAAGAGCATCGGTAACCGACTCCGTAGCTGAAAGAAAGATCCAGGATGGAACCTGGGAAAACACATGGAGTGTCTATTCTCTGGCCGATTCTATCGATGATAACTGGGCTAGTGGAGTCCAGGCCAGGTCCTTGACCCTTGTCCAGAACCCTGCGTGGGAGCAGGCAACCTGGAACATAGCAGCATCAGAAGATGGAAAGGTAGCGGTACGTAACATTCATCAATTCAAAATCATCGCATCAGGTGATCCTATGACAGATAACAAAGACGATTCTAACAGCGGTGGAGATCCTTCACCGGACGAAAAACTTGCTGAGCTCGAAAAGGACAATGTAGCCAAAGATAAGGATATCGAGGATCTGAAGGCTGCTAATACAGAACTTGAAACAAAGGTTAATAATCTCGAAAAAGTGGTTGCTTCATATGAAAAAGACAAAGCCATATCCGTTCCTCTGGAAAAGGTGCAGGAGCTGGTGGCAAGTAAAGCTGATGAGATCGCCACTGCCAAAATCGTAGCATACAAGGAAGAGCAGAGGAGGGTCAGTGCGATGGGCAGTCTCACTGCTGCCAGGAAGAATCTGAACCTCGAGACAAAGGATGAAGATTACCAGCACCTGTCAGCATCGGATATCGAAAAGCTTGCTGAGGACCTGGGAAGCATAAAGCTCGGAGCAACAGCTGAGAACGTCAAATACCCTAGCTCAACAGGCATGGGTACCGTAGGTAGATGGGACAGCACCAAGAATGAATGGGTGGTGGAATAA
- a CDS encoding structural cement protein Gp24: MAYSGVVKPANKIVAGGSPLEQELKIENAANMYPGRLVKKGTNDDDMVVNTAAGATMGWLGYEQTNPAFMPTDVDTIYALDDMAAVLYGGSFLIVGSLASGQNVTKGARLKAAADGELAAGIVGTDEIVAIAEESVDASSAAADIVVLSLI; the protein is encoded by the coding sequence ATGGCATACTCAGGTGTTGTGAAGCCAGCAAACAAGATAGTGGCTGGTGGAAGTCCTCTGGAACAGGAGCTTAAGATCGAAAATGCCGCTAACATGTACCCAGGTAGGCTTGTCAAGAAAGGTACCAATGATGACGATATGGTTGTGAACACCGCAGCTGGTGCTACAATGGGATGGCTCGGATACGAGCAGACCAATCCTGCATTCATGCCCACTGACGTCGATACCATCTACGCACTGGATGACATGGCTGCTGTCCTCTATGGAGGCAGTTTCCTAATTGTTGGCAGCCTTGCATCAGGTCAGAACGTGACCAAAGGTGCACGTCTTAAGGCAGCTGCTGACGGAGAGCTTGCAGCAGGCATTGTCGGAACCGACGAGATAGTGGCCATCGCTGAGGAATCAGTTGATGCAAGCTCAGCTGCTGCAGATATTGTGGTACTGAGTCTCATATGA
- a CDS encoding HK97-gp10 family putative phage morphogenesis protein, with the protein MFQFKVRGIEKLQKNLQELGKDIADVLEEGVLAGGDVVVRAAQENSRKGGDDFPHRITGNLFRNLAEVNPVSVEKSNERCEVMVGSTMNYAMRLEKGFNDTDSLGRRYHQQPRPFLRPALDENTDEIKTAINLKLQQVIRKYK; encoded by the coding sequence ATGTTCCAGTTCAAAGTCAGAGGAATTGAAAAGCTGCAGAAGAACCTGCAGGAACTGGGTAAGGACATTGCCGACGTCCTTGAGGAGGGTGTGCTTGCAGGAGGAGATGTTGTTGTAAGGGCTGCCCAGGAGAATTCCAGAAAGGGAGGGGATGATTTCCCACACAGGATAACAGGTAACCTGTTCCGCAATCTCGCAGAGGTCAACCCTGTATCTGTTGAAAAGTCGAACGAAAGATGTGAGGTGATGGTCGGCTCCACCATGAACTATGCAATGCGTCTTGAAAAAGGATTCAATGATACCGATTCCCTAGGACGGAGATACCATCAACAACCACGACCGTTCCTCCGACCTGCTCTGGATGAGAACACCGACGAGATCAAAACGGCGATCAACCTCAAGCTTCAGCAGGTGATCAGGAAGTACAAATGA
- a CDS encoding encapsulin: protein MTNALATFSKEIDSSLVPALRNALIGRKLVHVTSEKGFGITSVDWGRITDVSDGYVSYGFRDGNEDKIEVSLTNSKIPVYWKDYTVDRRIYESWLRSGVDVDKASSISAAYKAAKAENAAIMMGVSNDGTNYDMNGLYQGAGNDYAVSKDFGTYGNATDALAGVYELMDDDGIPVDSLSFNWVLATTQRRQLMASRSANGIKEMPDILDMLNGGQVFGTNTLTAGTGFVCPTENVGEPYVDFYMTSDFKTEHGVDSKHPDTGDLNGRVYSAGILRIKQDVAICKTSAI, encoded by the coding sequence ATGACAAACGCACTCGCAACATTCTCAAAAGAAATAGACTCCTCTCTTGTCCCTGCTCTCAGGAACGCACTTATCGGAAGAAAACTGGTACATGTGACCTCGGAGAAGGGATTCGGTATAACTTCCGTTGACTGGGGTAGAATAACAGACGTCAGTGACGGATACGTATCATATGGTTTCCGTGATGGTAACGAGGACAAGATCGAAGTTTCCCTTACCAACTCCAAAATACCTGTCTACTGGAAGGACTACACGGTTGACAGGCGCATTTATGAAAGCTGGCTTAGAAGCGGAGTGGATGTTGATAAAGCATCTTCCATCTCTGCAGCATACAAGGCAGCAAAGGCAGAGAATGCGGCTATCATGATGGGTGTCAGCAATGACGGTACAAATTATGATATGAATGGACTTTACCAGGGAGCAGGTAACGATTATGCTGTAAGCAAGGACTTCGGGACATATGGCAATGCCACCGATGCACTGGCAGGTGTCTATGAACTCATGGACGATGATGGTATTCCTGTTGACAGTCTCTCCTTCAACTGGGTACTTGCAACCACACAGCGCAGGCAACTGATGGCCAGCCGCAGTGCAAACGGTATCAAGGAAATGCCGGATATCCTGGACATGCTCAACGGCGGACAGGTATTCGGTACCAACACACTGACTGCAGGTACAGGTTTTGTATGCCCAACAGAGAACGTCGGAGAACCTTATGTCGACTTCTACATGACATCTGATTTCAAGACAGAGCATGGCGTGGACTCAAAACACCCAGACACAGGCGATCTTAACGGTCGTGTCTACAGTGCAGGAATCCTGAGAATAAAACAGGACGTAGCCATCTGCAAGACCAGTGCAATCTGA